TGGTGCCGATCGGGCCGGTGCTGGTCTTCGCGGCCAGCAACTTCCCGTTCGCGTTCAGTGTGTTCGGCGGCGACACCGTCTCCGCGCTGGCCGCCGGCTGCCCGGTGGTGCTCAAGGCGCATCCCGGGCATCCGCGCCTGTCCCGCCGTACCGCCGAGGTGGTGGTCGACGCGCTGCGCGCCGCGGGCGCGCCGGACGGCGCGTTCGGGCTGCTGGAGGGCGTCGAGGAGTCGATCACCGCGCTGCGCGACCCGCGGATCCGGGCGGCCGGGTTCACCGGGTCGACGGCCGGCGGGCGGGCGCTGTTCGACATCGCGGCGTCGCGCCCGGACCCGATCCCGTTCTACGGCGAGCTGGGCAGCGTCAACCCGGTCGTGGTCACGCCGGCCGGCTGGGCCGAGCGCGGCGCCGCGATCGCGGGGGAGTGGGTCGGTTCGCTGACGCTCGGCGCCGGCCAGTTCTGCACGAATCCGGGCGTGATCCTGGTGCCGGACGCGGACGCGTTCGTCGCCGCGGTGCGGCCGCCGGTGCCCGGCCGCATGCTCTCCGAGTCGATGGAGAAGAACCTCGCGGCCCGGGTCGCCGAGGTCGCCGCGCTGCCCGCGGTGCACCGGGTGGCCGAGAGCGAACCCAACGACCAGGGGGTACGGACGACCGTGCTGGCCGTCTCGGCCCCCGAGGTGATGGCGGACCCGCGCGCGCTCGACGTCGAGATGTTCGGCCCGGCCGGCCTGGTCGTCGGCTACGCCTCGCAGGACGAGCTGGACGCGGTGCTGCGGCTGGTCCCCGGGCAGCTCACCGGCACGATCCAGGCGCACAGCACGGACGACGACCCGGTGGCCCGGCACGTGGTGGGCGCGCTGGAGGACCGGGCCGGGCGGATCGTCTACAACGCGTGGCCGACCGGCGTGACCGTCTCCGGCGCGCAGCACCACGGCGGTCCCTGGCCGTCCACCACGGCGCCGACCAGCACGTCGGTGGGGCTGGCCGCGATCGGCCGGTGGCAGCGGCCGGTCACCTACCAGGGTGCCCCCGCGTCGGTGCTGCCGCCGGAGCTGCGATAGTCCTGGTCTAGTCGTGCCGGCCGGGACACCCGGCCGGCACGATGTGACATTGTATTGTCTCCAGACATGGAGGTGGTCAGGTGAGTGCATCGGTCATCGGCCCGGTGGCCGTCGGGGCGAGCCTGCGCGGCACCGTGGAGGACGCGGTCGCGGCCGCGATCGTCTCCGGCGAGCTGGCCCCCGGCACGCTGGTCACCGCGCCCACGCTGGCCGCCCGGTTCGGCGTCTCCGCCACGCCGGTCCGCGAGGCGATGCTCAACCTGCAGAAACGTGGCTTCGTCGACGCGGTGCGGAACAAGGGTTTCCGGATCACCGACGTCAGCGAGCAGGACCTGTGGGAGATCGTCCGGATCCGGCAGGACCTGGAGGGCCCGCCGATGCGGGACGTCGCGCGCACGCTGCAGCCGGCGGCCGCGGCCGAGCTGCGGGTCAAGGCGCAGGCGATCGTGGACGCGGCCGCGGCGCCCGACCTGGCCGGCTACCTCGCCGCGGACATGGCATTTCACCTGCGGCTGCTGGAGCTGCACGGCAACCGCCGGCTGATCGAGATCGTCAAGGACCTGCGGCAGCAGACGCGCATGGTGGGGCTGGCCGACATGGTCGGCACGGCCGAGCTGGCCCGGTCCGCGGCCGAGCACCACAGCCTGGTCGACCTGCTCGAGGCGCGCGACGGCCGGGGCGCGGAGACGCTGCTCAGGGCGCACATCGGCCACGTGCTCGGCTGGTGGAACGGCCGCGCCGAGGACTGATTCACGCACGGTTCGTGGTCGAGGCGTCACCCCGGGCGGGGTGGCGCCTCTGCTGTGTTCCCGGCCGGTAAATAGTTGCTCGCCATCTCTTCACCTGCGCTGTGTGACATACTACTGTCCTCCCTAAGCGACCGGGGTCACCCGGCGTGACCGGGCCTCGAAAGGCCCGCACCACTCAGCTTTCCCCCTCGCGGAGTCGTTCGATCGACCAGCGCAGGGGCCGCCTCCCCGATGACACGGGTGATCGTGTGCGGCCCGCGCGTACCCGGAAGGCAGGACCCCAGATGAGAACACGCACCCCGGTGGTCATAGCCGGACTCCTCGCCACCGCGCTCGCGGCACAGGGCTGTACCGGTGGCGGTGGCACGCCGAACGGCGGCGGCGGCGACGGCACGCCCCGGAAGGGCGGCACGGTGCAGGTCCTGCAGAACGCCGACTTCTCCTACCTGGACCCGGCACGCGGCTTCGACGGCGGCGTCAACGCGTTCTACCGGCTCGTCTACCGCACGCTGATCACCAAGGCGCCGGCGAACGCGGCCGACCCGAACGCGATGGTCCCGGATCTCGCCGAGTCGCTGGGCCAGGTCTCCGAGGACGGACTGACCTGGACGTACAAGCTGAAGGCCGGCGTCCGGTTCGACACCGGCGCGCCGATCACGTCCAAGGATGTCAAGTTCGGCATCTCCCGCGGCTGGGACCCGGAGATCGGCATCGGCGCGCCCTACCTGAAGCAGTTCCTGGCGGCGCCGGAGGGCTACCAGGGGCCGTACCGGTCCGGTGACCTGAGCACGATCCGGACGCCGGACGACCGGACCATCGTCTTCACGCTCAAGGCGCCGTTCCCGGAGTTCGACGCGGTGCTGTCGATGCCGAGCGCGGTGCCGTTCCCGGTGGGCACCGGCGGCGGGTCCGCGTTCATCAACGACATCGTCGCGTCCGGGCCGTACGACCTGGCGACGTTCACGCCGGGCAGCACGATCGAGCTGAAGCGCAACCCGAACTGGGACGCGGCCACCGACACCGTACGCACCGCGCTGCCGGACGCCTGGAAATTCACCATCGGCGTCGAGGGCGCGACGATCGACGAGCGCCTGATCGCCGGGCAGGGCGCGGACATCAACGCGATCGCCGGCACCGTGCAGACCGCCACGATCGCGCGGCTGCAGGACCCGCGCTACCAGGAGCGGGTGATCAAGGCGCCGTCGACGTGCACCACCTACATGTCGCTGAACACCACCAAGGGCCCGCTGGGCGACGTGCGGGTGCGGCAGGCGATCAACTACGCGGTGGACAAGAGCTCGGTGCTGAACGCGACCGGCGGCACCCAGTTCGCCACCGTGGCCACCACGATCATCCCGACCAGCGTGGCCGGGCACGCCGACCACGACCGCTACCCGAGCCCGGACCACACCGGTGACGTCGCCGAGGCGCAGCGGCTGCTCACCGAGGCCGGGCAGGGCAACGGCTTCACGCTGACGCTGGACGTCCGGTCGAACCCGGTCGCGCAGCGGCAGGCCGAGGCGATCCAGCAGGCACTCCAGCGCGTCAAGATCGACGTCAAGCTGAACGTCATCGACGTCTCCACCTACTACGAGACCATCGGTACGCCGTCCCAGCAGCACGACGCCGCGATCACCGGCTGGTGCCCGGACTGGTCGTCCAGCGCGTCCACGTTCCTGCCGCCGCTGTTCGACGGCCGGGTGGTCACGGAGAAGGGCAACCAGAACCTCGCGCAGATCAACGACGCGGCGGTGAACGCGGAGATCGACCGGATCCGCGCGCTGACCGACCTGGCCGCCGCGAACGCCGCGTGGGGCGAACTGGACAAGAAGATCATGGAGCTGGCGCCGATCGTGCCGCTCAATGTGGAGAACCGGATCTTCCTCCCGGGTGAGAACGTGGCCGGCATCGTCGCACCGCAGGGCGACATCGACTACGCGATCCTGGGCCTCGAGGACCCGTCGAGGGGCTGACGGTGACCATCGCACCCACCGGGTTGCAGGTCTCGGCGGCGTCCCTCGACCAGGGCGCCGCCGTGACCCCGGCAGACCCCCGCAGACATCCCGCCCGCATGATCCTGCGCGATCCCGCGGCGGTGGCCTGCCTGGCCTACATCGGCCTGGTAGTGCTGATGGCGGTGTGCGCACCGCTCGTCGTCCGGATCAGCGGCTGGGGACCGTACGAGTTCGACCAGAGCGCGATCGACCCGAACCTCGGCGGCATCCCGCTGGGCGGCGCGGGCGGGATCTCCGGCGAGCACTGGCTCGGCGTGGAGCCGGGCAGCGGGCGGGACATCTTCGCCCGGATCGTCTACGGCGCGCGTTCGTCGCTGCTGATCGCGCTGGCCGCGACCGCGCTGACCACCGTGCTCGGCGTGACGTTCGGGCTGCTGGCCGGCTACTTCGGCGGTCGCACCGACATGCTGATCTCGCGGGTGATGGAGTTCCTGATGGCGTTCCCCGCGCTGATCTTCATGATCGCGGTGCTGTCCGCGATGCCCGCGGACAACCGCCAGTACCTGCTGGTCCTGGTGATCTCCGTGTTCGGCTGGCCGTACCTGGCCCGGCTGATCCGCGCGCAGACCATGTCGCTGAAGGAGCGTGAGTTCGTCGAGGCGGCGCGCGCGTCCGGCGCGTCCCGCACGCAGATCGTCTTCGTGGAGATCCTGCCGAACCTGCGCTCCACCATCCTGGTCGTGGTGACCATGGCGGTGCCCGGCTACATCGGCACCGAGGCCGGGCTGTCGTTCCTCGGCGTGGGCCTGGTCCCGCCGGCCCCGTCCTGGGGGCAGATGATCGCCAGTTCGGTCAGCTGGTACGCGGTCGTCCCCACCTACTTCCTCGTGCCGGGCACGTTCCTGGCCCTGCTCGTCCTCGCGTTCATGGTCCTCGGTGATCGGGTCCGCGCGGCGGTGGACCCGGGAGGCCTGCGATGACCCGGTACGCCGTGCACCGCGTCGGCGGGATGCTGCTCGTCCTGTTCCTCGTCGCGTTCTTCACCTACGTCATCTTCTTCGCGCTGTCGCCGGACCCGGCCGTGCAGATCTGCGGCAAGAACTGCACGCCGGAGCGGATCGACCAGATCCGGCAGAACCTGGGCCTGGACGCGCCGTTCCTCACGCAGTTCCTCGGGTTCCTCGGCGGGCTGTTCGCCGGCCGGACGTACGGCGGCGGCACCTCGGTCATCGAGTGCCCGGCGCCGTGCCTCGGCTACTCGTTCCAGACGTCGCAGATCGTCACCGACATGATCGTGCAGCGGTTGCCGGTCACCGCGGTCGTCGCGATCGGCGCGGCCGTGCTCTGGCTGACCGCCGGCGTGATCGGTGGCCTGGTCAGCGCGGTCCGCGAGGGCCGGTTCGCCGACCGGTTCATCGCGGCGCTGACGCTCGGCGGCATGTCGGTCCCGAACTACGTGCTGGCGCTGGGCCTGCAGTACGTCCTCGTGGTCCAGCTGCGGTGGCTGCCGTTCCCGCAGGCCGTGCCGTTCGCGGACGACCCGGGCCGGTGGTTCGCCAACTTCATCCTGCCGTGGACCGTGCTCGCGATCGGCTACGCGTCCTCGTACTCCCGGCTGACCAGGGCGAACGTCATCGATACGCTGGGCGAGAACTTCGTCCGCACCGCGCGGGCGAAGGGGCTGCAGCCGGCGCTGGTGTGGCGGCGGCACGCGCTGCGGCCGGCGCTGACGCCGGTGGTCACGATCGCCGGGATGGACTTCGCCGGGCTGCTCGGCGGCGCGCTGATCACGGAGACGGTGTTCGGCATCAACGGTGTCGGGAAGCTGGCGGCGGACTCGATCACCAAGAACGACCAACCGGTGATCATGGCGGTGACGCTGCTCGCCGCGTTCTTCGTGGTGGTCGGCAACATGATCGTCGACCTGCTCTACTCCGCGATCGACCCCCGGGTCCGGATGGGAGCGGGCGCATGAGCCTTCTGACGGTACGAGGACTGAGTGTCTCGTTCGCGGCGATCAATCACGACGTACCCGTGGTGAAGGATCTGGCCTTCGACCTTCCGCGCGGCGGTGCGCTCGGCATCGTGGGCGAGTCCGGGTCCGGCAAGTCGATGACCAGCCTGGCGATCATGGGGCTGCTGCCGGCCGGCGCGACCCGGACCGGCAGCATCGTCTTCGACGGCACCGACCTGACCGAGCTGCCGGAGCGCCGCATGCGGGCGTTCCGTGGCGACCGGATCGCCATGATCTTCCAGGACCCGCTGTCGTCGCTGAACCCGTACTACCCGGTCGGCACGCAGATCGCCGAGGCCTACCGCGCGCACCGTTCCGGCGTCAGCCGCCGGGCCGCGCGCGCGGTCGCGATCGAGGCGATGGAACGCGTGCACATCCGGGAGGCCGGGCGGCGCGTCGACGACTACCCGCACCAGTTCTCCGGCGGCATGCGGCAGCGCGTGATGATCGCGATGGCGCTCAGCACCGAACCCGAACTGATCATCGCGGACGAACCGACCACCGCGCTGGACGTGACCGTGCAGGCGCAGATCCTGGACCTGCTCGCGGAGGTCCGGCGGGACACCGGTGCCGCGCTGATCCTGATCACCCACGACCTGGCCGTGGTCAGCGAGGTCGCGGACCACCTGCTGGTGATGCGCCGCGGCGAGGTGGTCGAGTCCGGCACCGCGGAGCAGATCTTCTCCGACCCGCGGCACACGTACACGCGGGCGCTGCTGGACGCGGTCCCGCGCATCGACGACGAGATCGGGGAGCTACGCGCGCCATGACAGCTCTGCTCACCGCCACCGATCTGGTCAAGGAGTTCCCGGTCGCGGGCACCCAGGGGCTCCTCACGCCCGCGAAGCGGTTCACCGCGGTCAACCGGGTGTCCTTCGAGCTGCACGCGGGGGAGACGCTGGCGCTGGTCGGCGAGTCCGGGTCGGGGAAGTCCACGACCGCGCGCCTGGCCGCCCGGCTGATCGACGTCACGTCCGGCACCGTGCACCTGGACGGCACGGACGTCACCGCGCTGCACGGCGACGCGCTCCGTGACGTACGCCGGCAGATCCAGATGGTCTTCCAGGACCCGTTCTCGTCACTCAACCCGCGGCACACGGTGGAGCGGATCGTCACCGCGCCGCTGCGCTACCAGAGACGCGAGATCCCCGGCGGTACGCGGGCCTTCGCCGAGCGGCTGCTGGAGCGCGTCGGCCTCGACCCGGCGCACGCCGGCCGTTACCCGTCGCAGTTCTCCGGCGGGCAGGCGCAGCGGATCGGGATCGCCCGCGCGCTCGCGGCCGGCCCGCGCGTGCTGGTCTGCGACGAGGCGGTCTCCGCGCTCGACGTGTCCGTCCAGGCGCAGATCATCAACCTGCTCCGGGACCTGCAGCGCGAGGAGGGCTTCGGCTGCCTGTTCATCGCGCACGACCTGGCCGTGGTCCGGCAGATCGCGACCCGGGTGGCGGTGATGACGAACGGCACCGTAGTCGAGACCGGCGACCGGGACACCGTGTTCGGTGAACCTCGCCACGAGTACACGAAGCGCCTGCTCGCGGCCGTCCCGAGGATAAATCCTGAGTGGGAGGCCGCGCGGCGGAGGAACGCGGCGGCCCGCGCCGCCACGGAAGAGGCCGCTTCATGATCGAATATCCGATGCCCGGTGCCTGGGTCCGGGAGTTCACCGTCGACGTGCCGCTGGACTGGGACGCCCCGGACGCCGGGACGATCGAGCTGTTCGTGCGCGAGTTCGCCGACCCGGAGCGGCGGCACGACGACCTGCCGCTGCTCACCTACCTGCAGGGCGGGCCCGGCGGCGCGAACCCGCGGTTCACCGGCGTCGACGGGTGGCTGGCCGAGGCGCTGCCGCACTACCGGGTGGTGCTGGTCGACCAGCGCGGCACCGGCCGCAGCTCACCGATCGACGGCCAGGTCATCTCGTCGGTCGCCGACCCGGGCGCCTACCTGCTGAGGTTCCGGGCCGACTCGATCGTGCGGGACCTGGAGCACGTGCGCCGCACCCGGTACGCCGGCCGGCGCTGGGCCACGCTCGCGCAGAGCTTCGGCGGCTGGATCACGCTGACCTACCTCTCCACCGCGCCCGAGGCGCTGACCGCCTGCTACGTCTGCGGCGGCATCCCCGGCATCCCGGCCGACCCGGACGAGGTCTACCGCCGCACGTTCGACCGGGCCGCCGCGAAGACCGCGGACCTCTACCGCCGCTATCCGCAGGACGTGGCGGCCGTCACCGCGATCGCGGACCTGCTGGCCGACGGCGGGACCGTGCTGCCGGACGGCTCGCCGCTGTCCGTGCGGCGCTTCCAGACGCTCGGTGGCGACCTCGGCTTCGGCCGCGGCCACCTGCGCCTGCACTGGCTGGTCTCGGAGGCGTTCACCCGCGACGGCCGGCTGACGAACGGTTTCCTGGAGAACGTGCTGGTCCGGACGTCCAACGCGACGAACCCGCTGTTCTGGACACTGCAGGAGACGATCTACGGCGACGGTACGAACGGGCCGTTCCGCTGGTCCGCGCAGCGCGAACGGGACCGCCGGCCCGAGTTCGCCGAGGACCGCCGGCCGCTGCTGTTCACCTCCGAGATGGCGTTCCCGTGGCTGTTCGAGGAGGTCCGCGCGCTGCGCCCGTTCGCGGCCGCGATGGAGCAACTGGCCGCCGTGGAGACGTGGACGCCGCTCTACGACCCGGACCGGCTCGCGGCCAACCCGGTGCCGCTCGCCGCCGTGGTCTACCACGACGACCTCTTCGTGGACGAGGGCTTGCAGCGGCGGACGCTCGCGCGGCTCGGCAACGCGACCGCGTGGGTCACCAACGAGTTCGAGCACGACGGCATCGGCAGCGGCCACACGTTCACCCGCCTGCGGGAGATGGTCCGCGACCGAGGAGGAGAACTGAGATGACCCAGGCGCCCTTCACGGGTACCCGCCCGCCGAGACTCGCCGACGTCAGCACCGGCTTCCTGGCCGGGATCGGCACCGGCTGGGCCGCGCGCGCGGTCCCGGCACCGGTCGACGACGCGGCGGCCCGGGCGGCCGCCGCACACCGGGACCGGCTCAGCGCGGCGCTGCCCGGGCGGACGCTGGTGATCGCGGCCGGCCGGGCCGCGCGGCGCAACGGCGACGCGGACCACCCGTTCCGGGCCGGCAGCGACTTCGTCTGGGCCACGTCCTGCCAGGCCGAGGGCGGCGTGCTGGTGATGCACCCACGTCCGGGTGGCCACGACGCGGTGCTCCACCTGCCGCCGCCGGCCCGGCCCGGCGAGCGCGACTTCTACGCCAGCGCGGCCCACGGCGAGCTGTGGGTGGGCCCGTCCGCCGGGCTGGACGCCTGGTCGGCCGCGCTCGGCCTGCCGGTGTCGCCGGTCTCCTCGTACGAGCCGCCCGCGGGGGCGCTGCACGCGGGCGGGTCGAAGGACCTGGACCGCGCGCTCTCCGACCTGCGCATGATCAAGGACGAGTGGGAGATCGCGCAGCTGCGGGAGGCGGTCGGCCACACCGTCACCGGCTTCGCCGCGGTCGCGGCCGAGGTGCCGCGCGCGGTCTCCGGCAACCTCGGCGAGCGCTGGCTGCAGGGCACGTTCGACCG
This genomic window from Catenuloplanes niger contains:
- a CDS encoding aldehyde dehydrogenase (NADP(+)) yields the protein MTDVEPLLAAADAARPAMRRASAATRADWLDAVADALDKARDELVALAGEETHLPEARLTGELGRTTFQARLFAEGLRGGELTPVRVDPEDPGWGMGPRPELRRTVVPIGPVLVFAASNFPFAFSVFGGDTVSALAAGCPVVLKAHPGHPRLSRRTAEVVVDALRAAGAPDGAFGLLEGVEESITALRDPRIRAAGFTGSTAGGRALFDIAASRPDPIPFYGELGSVNPVVVTPAGWAERGAAIAGEWVGSLTLGAGQFCTNPGVILVPDADAFVAAVRPPVPGRMLSESMEKNLAARVAEVAALPAVHRVAESEPNDQGVRTTVLAVSAPEVMADPRALDVEMFGPAGLVVGYASQDELDAVLRLVPGQLTGTIQAHSTDDDPVARHVVGALEDRAGRIVYNAWPTGVTVSGAQHHGGPWPSTTAPTSTSVGLAAIGRWQRPVTYQGAPASVLPPELR
- a CDS encoding GntR family transcriptional regulator — encoded protein: MSASVIGPVAVGASLRGTVEDAVAAAIVSGELAPGTLVTAPTLAARFGVSATPVREAMLNLQKRGFVDAVRNKGFRITDVSEQDLWEIVRIRQDLEGPPMRDVARTLQPAAAAELRVKAQAIVDAAAAPDLAGYLAADMAFHLRLLELHGNRRLIEIVKDLRQQTRMVGLADMVGTAELARSAAEHHSLVDLLEARDGRGAETLLRAHIGHVLGWWNGRAED
- a CDS encoding ABC transporter substrate-binding protein; translation: MRTRTPVVIAGLLATALAAQGCTGGGGTPNGGGGDGTPRKGGTVQVLQNADFSYLDPARGFDGGVNAFYRLVYRTLITKAPANAADPNAMVPDLAESLGQVSEDGLTWTYKLKAGVRFDTGAPITSKDVKFGISRGWDPEIGIGAPYLKQFLAAPEGYQGPYRSGDLSTIRTPDDRTIVFTLKAPFPEFDAVLSMPSAVPFPVGTGGGSAFINDIVASGPYDLATFTPGSTIELKRNPNWDAATDTVRTALPDAWKFTIGVEGATIDERLIAGQGADINAIAGTVQTATIARLQDPRYQERVIKAPSTCTTYMSLNTTKGPLGDVRVRQAINYAVDKSSVLNATGGTQFATVATTIIPTSVAGHADHDRYPSPDHTGDVAEAQRLLTEAGQGNGFTLTLDVRSNPVAQRQAEAIQQALQRVKIDVKLNVIDVSTYYETIGTPSQQHDAAITGWCPDWSSSASTFLPPLFDGRVVTEKGNQNLAQINDAAVNAEIDRIRALTDLAAANAAWGELDKKIMELAPIVPLNVENRIFLPGENVAGIVAPQGDIDYAILGLEDPSRG
- a CDS encoding ABC transporter permease, whose protein sequence is MTIAPTGLQVSAASLDQGAAVTPADPRRHPARMILRDPAAVACLAYIGLVVLMAVCAPLVVRISGWGPYEFDQSAIDPNLGGIPLGGAGGISGEHWLGVEPGSGRDIFARIVYGARSSLLIALAATALTTVLGVTFGLLAGYFGGRTDMLISRVMEFLMAFPALIFMIAVLSAMPADNRQYLLVLVISVFGWPYLARLIRAQTMSLKEREFVEAARASGASRTQIVFVEILPNLRSTILVVVTMAVPGYIGTEAGLSFLGVGLVPPAPSWGQMIASSVSWYAVVPTYFLVPGTFLALLVLAFMVLGDRVRAAVDPGGLR
- a CDS encoding ABC transporter permease, whose amino-acid sequence is MTRYAVHRVGGMLLVLFLVAFFTYVIFFALSPDPAVQICGKNCTPERIDQIRQNLGLDAPFLTQFLGFLGGLFAGRTYGGGTSVIECPAPCLGYSFQTSQIVTDMIVQRLPVTAVVAIGAAVLWLTAGVIGGLVSAVREGRFADRFIAALTLGGMSVPNYVLALGLQYVLVVQLRWLPFPQAVPFADDPGRWFANFILPWTVLAIGYASSYSRLTRANVIDTLGENFVRTARAKGLQPALVWRRHALRPALTPVVTIAGMDFAGLLGGALITETVFGINGVGKLAADSITKNDQPVIMAVTLLAAFFVVVGNMIVDLLYSAIDPRVRMGAGA
- a CDS encoding ABC transporter ATP-binding protein, with product MSLLTVRGLSVSFAAINHDVPVVKDLAFDLPRGGALGIVGESGSGKSMTSLAIMGLLPAGATRTGSIVFDGTDLTELPERRMRAFRGDRIAMIFQDPLSSLNPYYPVGTQIAEAYRAHRSGVSRRAARAVAIEAMERVHIREAGRRVDDYPHQFSGGMRQRVMIAMALSTEPELIIADEPTTALDVTVQAQILDLLAEVRRDTGAALILITHDLAVVSEVADHLLVMRRGEVVESGTAEQIFSDPRHTYTRALLDAVPRIDDEIGELRAP
- a CDS encoding ATP-binding cassette domain-containing protein — translated: MTALLTATDLVKEFPVAGTQGLLTPAKRFTAVNRVSFELHAGETLALVGESGSGKSTTARLAARLIDVTSGTVHLDGTDVTALHGDALRDVRRQIQMVFQDPFSSLNPRHTVERIVTAPLRYQRREIPGGTRAFAERLLERVGLDPAHAGRYPSQFSGGQAQRIGIARALAAGPRVLVCDEAVSALDVSVQAQIINLLRDLQREEGFGCLFIAHDLAVVRQIATRVAVMTNGTVVETGDRDTVFGEPRHEYTKRLLAAVPRINPEWEAARRRNAAARAATEEAAS
- a CDS encoding alpha/beta fold hydrolase, with translation MIEYPMPGAWVREFTVDVPLDWDAPDAGTIELFVREFADPERRHDDLPLLTYLQGGPGGANPRFTGVDGWLAEALPHYRVVLVDQRGTGRSSPIDGQVISSVADPGAYLLRFRADSIVRDLEHVRRTRYAGRRWATLAQSFGGWITLTYLSTAPEALTACYVCGGIPGIPADPDEVYRRTFDRAAAKTADLYRRYPQDVAAVTAIADLLADGGTVLPDGSPLSVRRFQTLGGDLGFGRGHLRLHWLVSEAFTRDGRLTNGFLENVLVRTSNATNPLFWTLQETIYGDGTNGPFRWSAQRERDRRPEFAEDRRPLLFTSEMAFPWLFEEVRALRPFAAAMEQLAAVETWTPLYDPDRLAANPVPLAAVVYHDDLFVDEGLQRRTLARLGNATAWVTNEFEHDGIGSGHTFTRLREMVRDRGGELR
- a CDS encoding aminopeptidase P family protein, which produces MTQAPFTGTRPPRLADVSTGFLAGIGTGWAARAVPAPVDDAAARAAAAHRDRLSAALPGRTLVIAAGRAARRNGDADHPFRAGSDFVWATSCQAEGGVLVMHPRPGGHDAVLHLPPPARPGERDFYASAAHGELWVGPSAGLDAWSAALGLPVSPVSSYEPPAGALHAGGSKDLDRALSDLRMIKDEWEIAQLREAVGHTVTGFAAVAAEVPRAVSGNLGERWLQGTFDRHARTFGNGPGYSTIVGSGEHAPILHWVRCDGPVLPGETLLLDMGVEARSLYTADVTRTIPVGGSFTPAQRAVHDLVEASHRAGLAAVRPGRTYSDFHFASMEVLARGLHDWGLLPVSVDEALAPEGQQHRRYIVCGVGHHLGLDVHDCASSEYEQYLGAALAPGMVLTVEPGLYFHAHDETLPPELRGIGVRIEDDLLVTETGHDVLSGDLPIDAAGLERWAAAHTR